GCGTATAACGACACGGAGGCGGTTCGCTGACGACGTAACGGCGGCCAGGGGTGCCGCCCACGAGCCGGAGCGAGACAGCCCGGGGCCTTCGTGCTAAACTGGGGCGGTCGAGGATCCGGTCCCACGGACAGACAACCAATGAGCCGACAGCGAAAAGCCCTCAAATACATCATCCTGATCACGGTCATCTACGGCTCGACCTTCGTGGCGCTCAAGGTGCTGCTGGCGGAGCTGACGCCGTGGCTGCTGGTGGCGGCGCGCTTCGGCGCGGCTGGGGTGGTCGTCGGCGCGGCGGCGCTGATCAAGGGCGTGCGCTTCGGTCGGGGCGTCTGGGGCCGGGGGGTACTGCTGGGGCTGGTGCTGATGGCGGGCTACGGCCTGCAGACCCTGGGCCTGGTGAGCAGCGGGGCGGGGAAGTCGGCCTTCATCACCGCGCTGTACGTGGTCTTCACCCCCTTCGCCGCGGCGCTGCTGACCAAGCGCAGGCTCAACCGGCGGGTATTGGGGGCGGCGCTGGCCGCCCTGGCCGGGGTCTACCTGCTGGCGAACCCCCGGGGCCTGCCCGCGGTGGGTGACCTGTACACCCTGGGGTGCGCGGCGGCCTTCGCCCTGCATCTGGCGCTGATCGACCGCTACGCCCGCGAGGGCGAGGAGCTGCAGTTGACCACGGTCCAGTTGCTGGTGGTGGGACTCCTGGCGGCGGCGCTGACCCTGCTCTTCGAGGAACCGAGCCTGGAGCTCAGCGGGCTGGGCTGGGGCCTGCTGGCCTACCTGGCCTTCGCGGCGACGGCCCTGGTGGTGCTGCTGCAGATGTACTGGCAGCCGGCGCTGGGGGCGGGTCCGGCGGCGGTGGTCTACGTCGGCGAGGCCGTGGTGGCCTGGCTGGGCGGGATGCTGCTGCTGGAGGAGAGCTTCGCCTGGTCCGGCTACGCGGGAGCGCTGTTGATCGTCGGTGCGGTGCTGCTGGCGGTGGTGCCGCGCAAGCGTCCGCCGAGCGAGATCGGCCTGCCGCCCGATCCGGGGGGTGGACGATGAGGCGGCCCGGTCTGGACGAGTTGCGGACGGCGGAGCGGGGCTACATCGGCGGACCGACGCAGCCCCTGAGCGCCTGCGTCATCTGGCCCAACGATTACGCCACCGGGGCGGCCAACCTGGGCCACCAGCGGGTCTGGGAGCTCATCGACACGGCACCGGGCTGGTGCGCCGACCGGCTCTACGCCGGGGAGCCGCCAACAGGCCGGCCGGTCAGCTTCGCCTGGGAGCGCCCCCCGGGCGACTTCGACCTGCTGCTGGCCTCGACGGCCTTCGAGGCCGATTACCCGGCCCTGCTGGAGCTGCTGGCTGCGGCGGGGCTGTTGAGCGACCACGCCGAGCGGTGCGGACCGCTGGTCATCGCCGGGGGCATCGCCCCCACGCTCAACCCGCGCCCCCCGGCGCCCTTCGTCGACGCCGTCTATCGGGGCGACGCCGAGGTCGCGCTGCCGGGGCTGCTGGCTGAGCTGGCGCAGTCCGGCCCCCTCGACCGCCGGGGCTTGTGGGAGCTGCTGGCGGAGCGCGGCCTGTACGTCGACGCCCTGGGAGAACCCGCGGCGCCAGTCCACCACTGGACCTCGCCGACGGGAACCTACGCCGCCTCACGGATCGTCAGCCGCCGCGCCCACTTCGGCGCGACGCTGCTGGTCGAACTCGGCCGGGGCTGCCCGCGGGGCTGCACCTTCTGCGCGGCACGCTGGGCCGCCGGGAGCTGGCGACCGGCCGAGCCCGCCGCCCTGCGCGAGCAGATCGCCGCCCTGACCCGCGAGCTGGCCGTCCAGCGCGTCGGTCTGGTGGGCACCGCCGTCGCCGAGGCCGCCGACTTCCACGGGCTGCTGAACTGGCTGGAGACGCGGGGGCTGAAGGCCACCTCGAGCTCCCTGCGCGCCGACCTGCTGACCCCGAAGATCGCCCGGAGCCTGGTCCGCCTGGGGCAGCGGACGCTGACCCTTTCCGCCGAGGCCGGTACGCAACGCCTGCGCCGCAGCCTGGCCAAGGGTCTCGACGACGACGACCTGCTGCGCGCCGCCGAGTCCGTCGCCGCCGCCGGGGCCGAACGGCTCAAGCTGTACTTCATCTACGGCCTGCCCGGCGAGACCGACGCCGACCTCGAGGCCGTCGGCCAACTCTGCGCCCGGATGCGTGAACGCCTGGGAAGAACCCGCCTCGAGGTCTCCGCCTCGCCCCTGGTGCCCAAGCCGCTGACCCCCCTGGCCGGGACGCCGCTGCCGCCCGCGACCGAGCTGCGACGCAAGCGTAAGCTGATCCACGCCGCCCTGCGCCGGATCGGCGTCGGCCGCCCGACCGGGGAGTCGCCGCGCAACGCGCTCTGGCAAGCCGCCCTCTCCCGGGGCGACGAGACGATCCTGCGCCGCCTCAGGGAGGGTGTCGGCAAGGGCGCCCTGATCCGCGAGGCCCTGGCGGCCGGTGAGAAGTGACGGCTTGACGACGCTGTAGAGCGGCGGACGGCAACCACATTCGGCCCTCGATCTCGAGCGCCGCTCCTCCAGCCTGGGCGAGCGCCGCCTAGCGTACCGGGCCGGCAAGGTTCTTGCATTGACGACGGACCCCGGGTCCGTCGTCGCAACAACCTCGCCGGCCCTCGTCGATAGACGCTGCGATCGGCCGGCGCAATTCACGAACGGAGAGGTTACATCCTCCCGCCTGCGACCGACAACTGAGCGCCGGCGCGCTTGTTGCGCCGAGTTTCCCGGGCGGGAAACTCGGCGCGCAAGAAGCGTGACGGCGCGGGGCCCGCCTTGCCAGCCCGCCGGAGCGGTGCTACAATCCGCCCGATAAACCTGCGGCCCCGGCCGCATCTTCAGCCACACCGCTCGACAACGGGGAGGACGTTCCAGTGAAGATCCACGAGTACCAGGCCAAGGCCGTCTTTCGGGAGTTCGGCATCCCGACGAGCCGGGGCGAGCTGGTCGAGGCAACGGAGCAGGCCGCCGCGGCCTTGGACAAGGTCGGATTGCCCTGCGTGGTCAAGAGCCAGGTCCTGGTCGGCGGCCGCGGCAAGGCCGGCGGCGTGCGCTTCGTCCGCAGCCGCGAGGAATACGACAGCGCCGTCGACGAGATCCTCGGTATGCGGATCAAGGGCCTGACCGTCGAAAAACTGCTGATCGACGAGGCCGTCGACATCGCCGAGGAACTCTACCTGGGCGTCGTGCTCGACCGCTCGGCCAAGCGACCCGTCTTCATGGTCTCGGCCGCCGGGGGCGTCGAGATCGAGGTCGTCGCCGCCGAGACCCCGGAGAAGCTGCTCAAGCTGCCGATCGACCCGACGATCGGTTTCCGCGGTTTCCACGGCCGCCGCCTGGCCGCCTTCCTCCACGATGATCCGGCGATCCGGAAACAATTGGCCGAGATCCTCGCCGGGCTCTATCAGCTATTCATGGCCAAGGACTGCTCCCTGGCCGAGATCAACCCCTGCGTGATCACCGGCGACGGCGAGGCCACGGCCATCGACGCCAAGATCAACTTCGACGACAACGCCCTCTTCCGCCATCCCGACATCGCCGAGCTGCGCGACATGACCGCCGAGGACCCCCTCGAGGTCAAGGCCAAGGAGGCCGGGCTGTCCTACGTCAACCTCGACGGCACCGTCGGCTGCCTGGTCAACGGCGCCGGGCTGGCCATGACCACGATGGACCTGATCAAGCACTTCGGCGCCGAGCCGGCCAACTTCCTCGACGTCGGCGGCTCCAGCAACCCGCAGAAGGTGCTGACGGCGATGGAGATCATCACCAGCGACGCCAACGTTAAGTCCATCCTGCTCAACATCTTCGGCGGCATCACCCGCTGTGACGACATCGCCAACGGCCTCATCCAGGCCCTCGAACAGCGGCCCCTCGAGGTGCCCCTGATCGTCCGGCTGACCGGGACAAACGAGGAAGAGGGTCGGGCCATTCTCGAGGAGCACGGCATCGAGGCCGGCTCCGATCTGGACCAGGCCGTCAGGCAGGCCGTCACCGCCGCCCAGGGCGTTTAAAGGAGGACAGATGAGCATCTTCGTCGACGAGAACACGCGCCTGGTCGTTCAGGGCATCACCGGCCGCGACGGCTCCTTCCACACCGAGCAGATGCTGGAGTACGGCACCCGGGTCGTCGCCGGGGTCACCCCGGGCAAGGGCGGGCAAAAGGTTCACGGCGTCCCCGTTTTCGATACCGTGGACGAGGCCGTCGAAGCCACCGCTGCGAACACCAGTGTGGTCTACGTCCCGGCGCGCTTCGCCGCCGAGGCCATGCTCGAGGCCGCCGACGCCGGCATCCGCCTCTGCGTCGCCATCAGCGAGGGCCTGCCGACCCTCGACGTTCTCGAGGTCTACAACTACTACCGGGCCCGGGGCATCCGCTTCAGCGGTCCCAACTCTCCCGGCATCATCTCCCCGGGCAAGGCCAAGGTCGGCATCATGCCCGCCCGCATCCATCGGCCCGGCCACATCGGCGTTGTCAGCCGCTCCGGCACGCTGACCTACGAGGTCGTCTGGAACCTGACCAACGCCGGCATGGGCCAGTCCACCTGCATCGGCATCGGCGGCGACCCGATCATCGGCACCAACTTCATCGACTGCCTGGCCGCCTTCGAGGCCGACCCCGACACCCACGGCGTGGTGATGATCGGCGAGATCGGCGGCACCGACGAGGAAGCCGCCGCCGAGTTCATCGCCGCCGAGATGCAGACCCCCGTCGTCAGCTTCATCGCCGGACGCACGGCCCCCAAGGGCAAGCGCATGGGCCACGCCGGAGCGATCATCGCCGGCGGCAAGGGCACCGCCGAGAGCAAGCGCGAGGCCCTCGAAGCCGCCGGGGTTCCCGTGGCCGACCTGCCCAGCCAGCTCCCGGGCCTGCTCAAGGAGAAGCTGGGCTAGTAACACATCGGCGACAAGCGACACTAACACGGGACGAGCCGGGCGCTCGTCCCG
The Candidatus Coatesbacteria bacterium DNA segment above includes these coding regions:
- the sucC gene encoding ADP-forming succinate--CoA ligase subunit beta, with the translated sequence MKIHEYQAKAVFREFGIPTSRGELVEATEQAAAALDKVGLPCVVKSQVLVGGRGKAGGVRFVRSREEYDSAVDEILGMRIKGLTVEKLLIDEAVDIAEELYLGVVLDRSAKRPVFMVSAAGGVEIEVVAAETPEKLLKLPIDPTIGFRGFHGRRLAAFLHDDPAIRKQLAEILAGLYQLFMAKDCSLAEINPCVITGDGEATAIDAKINFDDNALFRHPDIAELRDMTAEDPLEVKAKEAGLSYVNLDGTVGCLVNGAGLAMTTMDLIKHFGAEPANFLDVGGSSNPQKVLTAMEIITSDANVKSILLNIFGGITRCDDIANGLIQALEQRPLEVPLIVRLTGTNEEEGRAILEEHGIEAGSDLDQAVRQAVTAAQGV
- a CDS encoding radical SAM protein, which translates into the protein MRRPGLDELRTAERGYIGGPTQPLSACVIWPNDYATGAANLGHQRVWELIDTAPGWCADRLYAGEPPTGRPVSFAWERPPGDFDLLLASTAFEADYPALLELLAAAGLLSDHAERCGPLVIAGGIAPTLNPRPPAPFVDAVYRGDAEVALPGLLAELAQSGPLDRRGLWELLAERGLYVDALGEPAAPVHHWTSPTGTYAASRIVSRRAHFGATLLVELGRGCPRGCTFCAARWAAGSWRPAEPAALREQIAALTRELAVQRVGLVGTAVAEAADFHGLLNWLETRGLKATSSSLRADLLTPKIARSLVRLGQRTLTLSAEAGTQRLRRSLAKGLDDDDLLRAAESVAAAGAERLKLYFIYGLPGETDADLEAVGQLCARMRERLGRTRLEVSASPLVPKPLTPLAGTPLPPATELRRKRKLIHAALRRIGVGRPTGESPRNALWQAALSRGDETILRRLREGVGKGALIREALAAGEK
- a CDS encoding EamA family transporter, which produces MSRQRKALKYIILITVIYGSTFVALKVLLAELTPWLLVAARFGAAGVVVGAAALIKGVRFGRGVWGRGVLLGLVLMAGYGLQTLGLVSSGAGKSAFITALYVVFTPFAAALLTKRRLNRRVLGAALAALAGVYLLANPRGLPAVGDLYTLGCAAAFALHLALIDRYAREGEELQLTTVQLLVVGLLAAALTLLFEEPSLELSGLGWGLLAYLAFAATALVVLLQMYWQPALGAGPAAVVYVGEAVVAWLGGMLLLEESFAWSGYAGALLIVGAVLLAVVPRKRPPSEIGLPPDPGGGR
- the sucD gene encoding succinate--CoA ligase subunit alpha; translated protein: MSIFVDENTRLVVQGITGRDGSFHTEQMLEYGTRVVAGVTPGKGGQKVHGVPVFDTVDEAVEATAANTSVVYVPARFAAEAMLEAADAGIRLCVAISEGLPTLDVLEVYNYYRARGIRFSGPNSPGIISPGKAKVGIMPARIHRPGHIGVVSRSGTLTYEVVWNLTNAGMGQSTCIGIGGDPIIGTNFIDCLAAFEADPDTHGVVMIGEIGGTDEEAAAEFIAAEMQTPVVSFIAGRTAPKGKRMGHAGAIIAGGKGTAESKREALEAAGVPVADLPSQLPGLLKEKLG